The following are from one region of the Candidatus Dependentiae bacterium genome:
- a CDS encoding glycosyltransferase yields the protein MKQKNDLHVLYIITKLELGGAQKVCLSLLEGLESSEMTASLISSAQGTLVNAVKNKPNVVLLKSLQRELSFFTLFNELKCFFELIGHIRTFKKKYPNLIVHTHSTKAGIWGRWAAFFAGVTNRVHTIHGYAFHAHQSKLAWVTIYMCELLTSFVTTHFVCVSSEDVKTGIKLFPRFAKKHSIIRAAVDFKQFYMPATKLTTFPNHKQKFIFGTVACFKKQKNLFDLLQAFAFVHKKDSRTHLEIIGDGSLRPYIEQWIIKHHLTDAITLHGWQEHVAPIMMDWHAFVLSSLWEGLPCAIIEARLLKLPVLSYNTGGIHDVIISGENGFLYKQGDLQHLAHGMLSLTQNQPLHSKMQQYPDDLRDFDTPQMVHEHLELYQQLVK from the coding sequence ATGAAGCAAAAAAATGACCTCCATGTTCTCTATATAATAACCAAACTTGAATTAGGCGGCGCACAAAAAGTATGCCTCAGTCTTCTTGAAGGACTAGAATCGTCAGAAATGACAGCAAGCTTAATCTCAAGCGCCCAAGGCACCTTGGTTAATGCCGTCAAGAATAAACCCAATGTCGTATTACTTAAAAGTCTCCAACGAGAGCTATCTTTTTTTACTTTATTTAATGAACTCAAATGCTTTTTTGAATTAATTGGCCACATAAGAACATTTAAAAAAAAATATCCCAACTTAATTGTGCACACCCATAGCACCAAAGCTGGTATATGGGGACGTTGGGCCGCATTCTTTGCTGGTGTCACCAACCGCGTGCACACTATTCACGGCTATGCATTTCATGCACATCAATCAAAATTGGCATGGGTTACCATCTATATGTGCGAATTACTCACCAGCTTTGTCACCACACATTTTGTATGCGTGTCATCTGAAGATGTTAAAACAGGCATAAAACTATTCCCCCGCTTTGCAAAAAAACATTCCATTATTCGTGCTGCCGTGGATTTTAAACAATTTTATATGCCGGCAACAAAATTAACGACATTTCCCAACCACAAACAAAAATTTATTTTCGGTACCGTCGCCTGTTTTAAAAAACAAAAAAATTTATTCGATTTATTACAAGCATTTGCTTTTGTGCATAAAAAAGATTCGCGCACCCATCTTGAAATCATTGGCGATGGATCGTTACGTCCGTATATTGAACAATGGATCATCAAACATCACCTCACTGATGCTATCACCTTACATGGCTGGCAAGAACACGTCGCACCCATTATGATGGATTGGCATGCTTTTGTCTTGAGCTCCCTCTGGGAAGGATTACCGTGCGCTATAATTGAAGCACGATTATTAAAATTGCCCGTTTTAAGTTATAACACGGGTGGCATTCACGATGTTATTATTTCCGGAGAAAATGGCTTCTTGTACAAACAAGGCGATTTACAACACCTTGCTCACGGCATGCTGAGCTTAACGCAGAATCAGCCTCTCCATAGCAAAATGCAACAATACCCTGATGATTTGCGTGATTTTGACACACCACAAATGGTCCACGAACACCTTGAACTGTACCAGCAACTGGTAAAGTAA
- a CDS encoding AMP-binding protein codes for MSIKKQLYGYDHDAKQLFDKLYQESLVDGKLLCLGQLLERAVKRFPDNVALIWQDRSITFKELYYRASLLSTKLLEKGVQPRDRVLLFFENSFEFYVGYFAIVQVGAVVAPLNFFLGETELRHIVHDAQPKMIITASSNRENFEKVDAQKYAQFMTEEDMDLVTAVPHNVELFAIRKLEPHEMAALLYTSGTTGLPKGVMLSSKNIMTNVLQLAACHAIYSTDRVFGILPLFHSFAQNAFVWMSTFSGYTVILLPKIERRYIEAGLKHKPTVVFGVPALFGLFCLLKTLSFDTVRVFLSGADVLPDKIRAAFALVYRRKLYNGYGLTETSPAVSIDLGAVTEPTNCIGIPLVGLEVAIRDEKGQKVSDGTIGDLTVKGDNVMLGYYNAPEMTAATIKDGWLYTGDLAYIDPNGKIVIAGRLKDLIIHKGFNIYPQEIENVLMLHPNVIRVGVVGKLDESGTEVPVAFLQVRVAQPGIEKELKQLCLNHLANYKVPREFFVTTENLPVTATAKVDKKVLRKRLNPEK; via the coding sequence ATGTCGATAAAAAAACAATTATATGGTTATGATCATGATGCAAAGCAACTGTTTGATAAGCTGTATCAAGAGAGTTTAGTTGACGGAAAATTATTGTGTTTAGGGCAGCTGCTTGAGCGAGCAGTCAAACGATTTCCTGACAATGTTGCCTTGATTTGGCAAGACCGTTCAATCACCTTTAAAGAGTTGTATTATCGCGCCAGCTTGTTGAGCACAAAATTGCTCGAAAAAGGTGTGCAACCACGCGATCGTGTATTGCTTTTTTTTGAGAACTCATTTGAATTTTATGTTGGTTATTTTGCTATCGTGCAGGTAGGTGCTGTGGTTGCGCCACTTAACTTTTTTTTAGGCGAAACCGAATTGCGTCACATTGTACATGATGCACAACCTAAGATGATTATAACGGCATCAAGTAATCGTGAAAATTTTGAAAAAGTTGATGCGCAAAAGTATGCGCAGTTTATGACTGAAGAAGATATGGATTTGGTAACTGCGGTGCCGCATAATGTTGAGCTGTTTGCTATCCGTAAACTCGAACCCCACGAAATGGCTGCTTTGTTGTACACCTCAGGAACTACGGGCTTGCCAAAAGGTGTTATGTTAAGCTCTAAAAATATTATGACCAATGTATTGCAGCTTGCTGCGTGTCACGCTATATATTCAACAGACCGTGTTTTTGGTATCTTGCCGTTGTTCCATAGTTTTGCGCAGAATGCTTTTGTGTGGATGAGTACTTTTTCTGGTTACACCGTGATTTTATTACCTAAAATTGAGCGTCGCTATATTGAAGCAGGCTTAAAGCATAAACCTACGGTGGTATTTGGTGTGCCGGCGTTATTTGGTTTGTTTTGTTTACTCAAAACATTGTCATTCGATACCGTGCGAGTATTTTTGTCTGGCGCAGATGTTTTACCTGATAAAATTCGTGCCGCATTTGCCTTGGTATATCGTCGCAAATTATACAATGGCTACGGATTGACTGAAACATCGCCAGCCGTATCTATAGACCTTGGCGCTGTTACCGAGCCCACTAATTGCATCGGTATTCCTTTGGTAGGCTTAGAAGTAGCTATTCGGGATGAAAAAGGTCAAAAGGTGTCAGATGGAACCATTGGAGATCTTACCGTTAAAGGTGACAACGTCATGCTTGGCTATTACAATGCCCCAGAAATGACTGCTGCGACTATTAAAGATGGCTGGCTGTATACGGGAGACTTGGCCTATATCGACCCAAATGGCAAGATTGTGATAGCAGGCCGCTTGAAAGATCTTATCATTCACAAAGGCTTTAATATTTATCCGCAAGAAATCGAAAACGTACTGATGCTCCATCCCAATGTTATTCGGGTTGGGGTTGTGGGCAAGCTTGATGAATCGGGGACTGAAGTGCCGGTGGCATTCTTACAGGTGCGCGTTGCGCAGCCAGGAATCGAAAAAGAGTTAAAACAACTGTGTTTAAATCATTTGGCTAACTACAAAGTCCCCCGAGAATTTTTTGTGACAACAGAGAACTTGCCGGTGACCGCTACAGCTAAAGTTGATAAAAAGGTACTCAGAAAGCGATTGAATCCCGAAAAATAG
- a CDS encoding ferredoxin, giving the protein MKKVMIEPGCITCGACEFIAPEVFEVTDVSRVKKCVDFAVYKESIRQAALACPVNVIKYEEE; this is encoded by the coding sequence ATGAAAAAAGTTATGATAGAACCGGGGTGTATTACCTGTGGTGCATGCGAATTTATTGCGCCAGAAGTGTTTGAAGTAACTGATGTTTCGCGTGTCAAAAAGTGTGTAGATTTTGCTGTCTATAAAGAGAGTATTAGGCAGGCTGCACTCGCATGTCCGGTTAATGTTATTAAGTACGAGGAAGAGTAA
- the tmk gene encoding dTMP kinase yields MIKQGFLLTLEGIDGSGKSTLASNLFEALKQKGLPVLLTKEPGSTPLGKQLRTLVQEKQVPITAKAEYLLFAADRAQHFEDVIIPALRNKQLVISDRMADSSLVYQGYGRGLDRETIAMINAWSMNGITPNLTLFVDIPLEVSLLRLKKRNEQLTSFEKESTEFTKRLIAGFKEIFSTRDNVITLDGQESPEQLAQKALDGVMQWLMQHNIL; encoded by the coding sequence ATGATAAAACAAGGTTTTCTACTTACGCTTGAAGGCATCGACGGCTCAGGAAAAAGCACGCTCGCAAGCAACCTATTTGAAGCGCTCAAACAAAAAGGGTTGCCAGTATTGCTGACCAAAGAACCGGGCTCTACGCCGCTGGGCAAACAATTGCGAACCTTGGTGCAAGAAAAACAAGTACCCATCACCGCCAAAGCTGAATACCTCCTTTTTGCAGCAGATCGCGCACAACATTTTGAGGATGTGATTATTCCTGCGTTGCGCAACAAACAGTTGGTGATCTCCGATCGCATGGCCGATTCGTCGTTAGTTTATCAAGGCTATGGCCGAGGACTGGATCGTGAAACGATTGCTATGATTAACGCCTGGTCAATGAATGGCATTACACCCAACCTCACCCTCTTTGTTGATATTCCTCTTGAAGTTTCCTTACTACGTCTTAAAAAACGCAATGAACAACTCACTTCATTTGAAAAAGAAAGTACTGAGTTCACCAAAAGATTAATCGCTGGCTTTAAAGAAATCTTCAGCACACGCGATAATGTCATCACCTTAGATGGTCAAGAATCACCTGAGCAACTGGCACAAAAAGCTTTAGATGGAGTAATGCAATGGCTCATGCAACACAACATTCTTTAA
- a CDS encoding cache domain-containing protein — translation MLTMFERLGQNIDWQKILYAFLLMLCLASGITTVMLVNSYIKAQDDIIQAAKKNAEAQTVKAAKEIDDFLTLLNPLVQGIANDISGTTPAKEKILNRLQQKATNVAGIGVAFAPYAYDKSTKLFAPYYVEREGKQTLLQLESLYDYTLPEYIRYAQTMKEGKPVFLEPFFDKGNNTIVAESAVPFFDASKNAIGVVFANHSTEHIQNVIRDLELGTTGYGFVISKKGTFVAHPIKEFAQKLKTIYDIATESNSTTLKEMADKATKGESGYIDYVNETTGQASWMFYQPIPSAGWAMVGVFVKDELNLNTNELKQKRIQIALSLIIFLMFLFFVLFNIAHPTQFTLWACSLWTAFLLLCGIIFIWYLAHTFVRFQQEQSDTVIIQDRTSLVRFLEKTAKEQELTTEAQKKDQAGDKAQDEARKAQIKSGKPTDTENIQRSTLATSQALLPKNAEEKAGAAAEKIDAKQKAALEPALQKSTSTPDKSVPASTQTQIDTSGSTLDMIQVRLQNVINNMNNVAKVLAEKTGLGQAQPIPAVTPTSDIGKLPEAVTIVDAGAPASSTPAAPAAGGHGGGHGGGHGAASATVEKIYIPTGVYLQHIELTLNAVKIMGQVWQRFDKTKHAKIKRGLTFQLSDAKMSDSYKFEDGNNDVVGWNVQATVDQNFDYTTYPFDTKLVKIQMWPNDFDKGALLVPDLDAYKVINPTALPGLDPTTAILAWRMEQSYFSYQKNKYLTNFGYYIAGPFGAIDKSTKTQTPDFYFNIVLRRNVLNTLMFLLIPIISMMLSMFILLFLMGRNLIDKIPPVIATVTALMFSVFLAHQQFKAAVLVPQIIFFEYFYFLLHFLIISTTITAFLHYSETNFFIIKYENLLIPRLIYWPFIMSTILILSLVYFY, via the coding sequence ATGCTAACAATGTTTGAGAGACTTGGACAAAACATAGATTGGCAAAAAATACTCTACGCATTCCTCCTCATGTTATGCCTGGCAAGCGGTATTACTACAGTCATGCTAGTCAACAGTTACATTAAAGCACAAGATGATATTATTCAGGCAGCAAAAAAGAATGCCGAGGCACAAACCGTAAAAGCCGCCAAAGAAATTGATGATTTTCTCACCTTGCTCAATCCACTCGTACAAGGCATCGCTAATGATATTAGCGGCACGACTCCTGCCAAAGAAAAAATTCTGAATCGCTTACAACAAAAAGCCACCAACGTAGCGGGGATTGGCGTGGCCTTTGCTCCCTATGCCTACGACAAATCAACAAAATTATTCGCGCCTTATTATGTTGAACGCGAAGGCAAACAAACTCTTCTCCAATTAGAATCACTCTACGATTACACGCTCCCAGAATACATACGTTATGCGCAAACTATGAAAGAAGGAAAACCAGTATTTCTTGAGCCATTTTTTGACAAAGGTAATAATACTATCGTCGCTGAATCTGCTGTGCCATTCTTTGATGCTAGTAAAAATGCAATCGGCGTTGTATTTGCCAACCACTCAACCGAACACATTCAGAATGTTATTCGAGATCTTGAACTCGGAACCACAGGATACGGATTTGTAATTTCAAAAAAAGGAACCTTTGTAGCTCACCCTATTAAAGAATTCGCGCAAAAATTAAAAACTATTTACGATATCGCCACTGAATCAAACAGTACCACTTTAAAAGAAATGGCAGACAAGGCAACTAAGGGCGAAAGTGGCTATATCGACTATGTGAACGAAACTACCGGACAAGCATCATGGATGTTTTATCAACCTATTCCTTCAGCAGGATGGGCAATGGTTGGCGTATTTGTTAAAGACGAGCTTAATCTTAACACTAATGAACTCAAGCAAAAAAGAATTCAAATTGCTCTATCACTCATTATTTTTCTCATGTTTCTATTTTTTGTACTCTTTAATATCGCTCATCCAACACAATTCACCTTGTGGGCATGTTCGCTATGGACTGCGTTCCTACTCTTGTGTGGCATTATTTTTATATGGTATTTAGCACATACCTTTGTTCGTTTTCAGCAGGAGCAATCTGACACGGTGATTATTCAAGATCGTACCAGCTTAGTTCGCTTTCTTGAAAAAACAGCTAAAGAACAAGAACTCACCACCGAAGCTCAAAAGAAAGATCAAGCCGGAGATAAGGCACAGGACGAAGCACGAAAAGCTCAAATAAAATCAGGCAAACCAACAGACACAGAAAACATACAACGATCAACGCTCGCCACAAGCCAAGCGCTGCTGCCAAAAAACGCAGAAGAAAAAGCCGGTGCAGCAGCTGAAAAAATAGATGCTAAACAAAAGGCGGCTCTGGAACCCGCACTCCAAAAATCTACATCCACACCCGACAAATCAGTGCCTGCAAGCACCCAAACGCAAATTGACACGTCGGGCTCTACGCTCGACATGATTCAAGTGCGCTTACAAAACGTTATCAATAACATGAATAACGTAGCCAAAGTTCTTGCTGAAAAAACTGGCCTGGGACAAGCGCAGCCAATTCCTGCGGTAACACCAACCTCAGACATCGGCAAACTGCCAGAGGCTGTAACCATTGTTGATGCTGGCGCACCAGCTAGTAGCACGCCAGCCGCCCCTGCTGCGGGTGGTCATGGTGGTGGCCACGGTGGAGGCCATGGTGCTGCATCTGCCACGGTAGAAAAAATCTACATACCAACGGGTGTCTACTTACAACATATAGAACTAACGCTCAATGCCGTCAAAATAATGGGACAAGTCTGGCAACGTTTTGATAAAACAAAACATGCCAAAATCAAACGAGGTTTGACCTTTCAACTGTCTGATGCGAAGATGTCTGATTCGTACAAATTTGAAGACGGCAACAACGATGTTGTTGGATGGAACGTACAAGCTACGGTAGATCAAAACTTTGATTACACGACCTACCCGTTTGACACCAAGCTCGTTAAAATACAAATGTGGCCTAATGATTTTGATAAAGGTGCCCTTTTAGTGCCTGATCTTGATGCCTACAAAGTTATCAACCCTACGGCGTTGCCCGGCCTTGATCCTACAACCGCGATTCTTGCATGGCGCATGGAACAAAGTTATTTTAGTTATCAAAAAAATAAATACCTCACTAACTTTGGTTATTATATTGCCGGACCTTTTGGCGCCATTGATAAATCAACTAAAACACAGACACCTGATTTTTATTTTAACATTGTACTGCGCAGAAACGTATTGAACACGTTAATGTTCTTACTTATTCCTATTATTAGTATGATGCTTTCAATGTTTATTCTACTCTTTTTAATGGGACGAAACCTTATTGATAAAATTCCGCCGGTCATTGCAACCGTAACCGCATTAATGTTCAGCGTATTCCTTGCGCACCAACAATTTAAAGCAGCAGTTCTAGTACCTCAAATTATATTTTTTGAGTACTTTTACTTCTTGCTGCACTTTTTAATTATTAGTACAACGATAACCGCATTTTTACATTATTCAGAGACAAATTTTTTTATTATTAAATATGAAAACTTACTTATTCCACGACTAATTTATTGGCCATTTATTATGAGCACTATATTGATATTAAGCCTTGTGTATTTTTATTAA
- a CDS encoding PDDEXK nuclease domain-containing protein yields the protein MIKKIKKIVEIKISSKEYALALKSILEQIHKAQFEAVVGVNQVLNNLYWSIGKTIAIKQKENDWGSHHIESIANDLQNAFPGRGGFSRANIFRIKAFYEAYEKSRTAVRQLEELPIFSVPWGHNVVLLERLENNSERLWYAQKSLVEGWSRATLESCIKTNLFHREGKAITNFTKTLLVPHSEKAQQSFKDPYFVDFLSLPDEYTEQELEKGLIDNIQKLLLEMGKGFAFVGRQHHLEVSGKDFYLDLLFYHFKLRCFVIVELKAKEFDPRDIGQLNFYLSAVDDLIKSPEDKPTIGLLLCKTKDNVIVEYALRSINKPIGVAEYTTEITKKLPKELKSSLPTIAEIETELEKQEMLAEAIKPRKKAIAKAKPKRRQSKKAKIIKK from the coding sequence ATGATTAAAAAAATAAAAAAAATCGTTGAAATCAAGATTTCTTCCAAAGAATATGCTTTGGCCTTAAAAAGTATTCTAGAGCAAATCCATAAAGCCCAGTTTGAAGCAGTTGTTGGCGTTAACCAAGTACTTAACAATCTTTATTGGTCGATTGGAAAAACCATTGCTATTAAACAAAAAGAGAATGATTGGGGGTCTCATCACATCGAAAGTATTGCCAACGATTTGCAAAATGCATTTCCCGGAAGAGGGGGGTTTTCAAGGGCCAATATATTTCGGATTAAGGCATTCTATGAGGCTTATGAAAAAAGTCGCACAGCTGTGCGACAATTAGAAGAATTGCCGATTTTCAGTGTTCCCTGGGGGCATAACGTGGTGCTTCTTGAAAGGCTTGAAAATAATAGTGAACGACTTTGGTATGCACAAAAGTCACTTGTAGAAGGTTGGAGCCGAGCTACGTTAGAATCGTGTATCAAGACTAACTTGTTTCATCGTGAAGGTAAGGCGATAACCAATTTTACTAAAACGTTGTTGGTTCCTCATTCCGAAAAAGCACAACAATCATTTAAAGATCCGTATTTTGTTGATTTTCTCAGTCTGCCCGATGAGTATACTGAACAAGAATTGGAAAAAGGGTTGATAGACAACATTCAAAAGCTGTTGCTTGAGATGGGCAAGGGCTTTGCTTTTGTTGGAAGACAGCATCATCTTGAGGTAAGCGGCAAAGATTTTTACCTCGACCTCCTTTTCTATCATTTTAAGTTGCGCTGTTTTGTGATAGTAGAGTTAAAGGCTAAAGAATTTGATCCACGAGATATCGGGCAGTTGAATTTTTATTTATCTGCCGTGGATGATTTAATAAAATCGCCAGAAGACAAGCCAACCATTGGGTTACTATTATGCAAGACAAAAGATAATGTCATTGTGGAATATGCATTGCGTAGTATTAATAAGCCTATCGGCGTCGCTGAGTACACAACAGAAATCACTAAGAAATTGCCTAAAGAGCTCAAGAGCAGTTTGCCAACCATAGCTGAGATAGAAACAGAATTGGAAAAGCAAGAGATGCTAGCTGAGGCAATTAAGCCTAGAAAAAAAGCCATTGCAAAGGCTAAGCCTAAAAGGCGACAATCTAAAAAAGCGAAGATAATAAAAAAATAA
- the atpB gene encoding F0F1 ATP synthase subunit A, which produces MKGTELLEIKTWTLYWLGLDHKFFEVNIPTITGTWITIFLLILILIPINRSLRNKNSILRHAVTKFIAAFMDMCQQSLGDNFSFNHFCFITTLFLFILLCNIIVIIPWMPEPTKDLNTTLALGLLSFLYTQIYAIKSHGIKAYLKEYTSPIFLMFPLHVLGKIASIISISFRLFGNIFGGAIISHIYLSTIEGSIIYETLGLLSGTNFALLFFFGIFEGFLQAFVFTMLTLTYLSIAVQTSHEE; this is translated from the coding sequence ATGAAGGGAACTGAGCTTTTAGAAATCAAAACCTGGACTCTTTATTGGCTCGGATTAGACCATAAATTTTTTGAGGTAAACATCCCCACCATCACCGGTACGTGGATCACCATATTTCTACTCATTCTAATCCTCATCCCTATAAATCGCTCACTACGCAATAAAAATAGTATCCTGCGTCATGCGGTTACTAAATTTATTGCTGCGTTTATGGATATGTGCCAACAATCATTAGGCGATAACTTTTCATTCAATCATTTTTGTTTTATTACGACACTCTTTCTATTCATTTTGCTGTGCAATATCATTGTGATTATCCCATGGATGCCTGAACCAACAAAAGATTTAAACACTACACTTGCGCTTGGTTTACTTTCGTTTCTTTACACACAAATCTATGCCATCAAATCACATGGCATAAAAGCGTATCTTAAAGAATATACCTCCCCTATTTTTCTTATGTTCCCTCTGCATGTGTTGGGAAAGATTGCGAGCATTATTTCAATATCATTCCGCTTGTTTGGTAATATTTTTGGTGGCGCCATCATTAGCCATATTTATTTGAGTACCATAGAAGGATCCATTATATATGAAACACTTGGACTTCTGAGTGGTACAAACTTTGCCCTATTATTTTTCTTTGGAATATTTGAAGGATTCTTACAAGCATTTGTATTTACCATGCTCACCTTAACCTACCTATCAATCGCCGTACAAACAAGCCACGAGGAATAA
- a CDS encoding cysteine synthase family protein, with product MNRVYNNLLDAIGNTPLVKMNFDSPATVYAKLEYLNPGGSVKDRSALYMIEQAEKQGLLKPGGTIIDASSGNQGIASAMIGALKGYKVIISVFEKISQEKLQTILAYGAEVIKCPATEFLEDPRSYHSQAIALHKATPNSFMPNQYFNLSNPEAHYHSLGAEIWRQTEGKITHFFACAGTSGTISGAGRYLKEKNPNIKVLAVDSVNSFRATKGNPKPYKIEGMGVDFDSPILSNGMSVIDEFLTVTDDHALGMLKTLAQHHALLAGPSSGAAAYVAQEYTKNLGPNDLAVVIFGDSGRAYLTKGFYTQATPALDTVKKQEPSQSIAL from the coding sequence ATGAACAGAGTTTATAATAATTTATTAGATGCAATTGGCAACACACCACTGGTTAAAATGAATTTCGATTCACCTGCTACCGTGTATGCAAAATTAGAATATCTTAACCCAGGTGGCAGCGTCAAAGATCGCTCAGCATTGTATATGATTGAGCAAGCAGAAAAACAAGGCCTGCTCAAACCAGGTGGCACCATTATTGATGCTTCATCTGGCAATCAAGGAATTGCAAGCGCCATGATCGGCGCACTCAAAGGCTATAAAGTAATCATCTCCGTATTTGAAAAAATCAGCCAAGAAAAATTACAAACTATTTTGGCTTACGGAGCAGAAGTTATTAAATGCCCTGCGACTGAATTTCTTGAAGATCCACGCAGCTACCATAGCCAAGCAATAGCTTTGCACAAAGCAACACCAAATTCATTCATGCCTAACCAATATTTTAATCTCTCCAATCCAGAAGCGCACTATCATTCATTGGGTGCAGAAATCTGGCGCCAAACTGAAGGTAAGATTACACACTTTTTTGCCTGCGCTGGCACCAGCGGCACGATCAGCGGCGCTGGTCGTTATTTGAAAGAAAAAAATCCTAACATTAAAGTGTTGGCAGTTGATTCGGTCAACTCATTCCGTGCAACAAAAGGTAATCCTAAACCATACAAAATAGAAGGCATGGGTGTTGATTTCGATTCACCAATTCTCAGCAATGGCATGTCAGTGATTGATGAGTTTTTGACCGTAACAGATGACCACGCATTGGGCATGCTCAAAACATTGGCGCAGCATCATGCATTACTCGCTGGCCCAAGCAGTGGCGCAGCAGCATATGTTGCACAAGAATATACCAAAAATTTAGGGCCTAACGATTTGGCCGTGGTAATTTTTGGTGATTCAGGCAGAGCATATCTGACCAAAGGCTTTTATACACAAGCAACTCCTGCATTAGATACGGTAAAAAAACAAGAACCGTCACAATCCATAGCCCTTTAA